The segment GAGATAACTTAGGGAAAGGCGGGTGGAGAGGGCGCAGCGAGGCGGCAGCGGGCCCGGGCAGCGTGCGGGGTGCACGGTGGGCGGGGTCCCGGGGGAACGTCCCGTGGAGCGGGGCTGTCCCCGCTCGGTGCCCGCGGGGGTCCAGGCcggggacgggggggggggggggggggcgctcCCCCCGCCAGAGCTGTTGCTGGGATACGGGCGGACCAATCAGCGCTCACCAGCTCACCCGGGCCCCGGCGCCGCTTCCTTATATGGTGCGCGCCGTCCGCGGGGCGCCGCGCGCATCACCATATAAGGGCATGAACCTAAATACAGCCCCTACCTTGGGCCGGTGGGAGGGGACGTGGGCGGGGCCTCAGTGTGGGTGGGGCCGGGCCGCGCCCCCTTCCCGCCCCACCGGGcccgggcccgccgctgccgccgaGCCCGCCCGCCCCGGGGAAGGTGCCGCCGGTCATTAAGAGGAATGCAAATGGGCAGCGCTTCACCTCTAATTGCTTTTGTTAAAAGCGGGCTCGCGGGGCTGCGCCCGAGCGGGCGACGACGGTGGGAACGGGCGGAGACGGGCGTGGAGGGACCCGGGACAGAGCTGGAGTGGGTGAATGACGGCGGTGGCGGCAGCCCCGGGTGGCTCGGTTCGCACTTCGTCTCGTTTGTCACATCCCAGCTCAGTTCTCCCCGCGGCGGGGCCGTGGCCGCGGGGCCGCTGGGCCGcgctctgccctgcccttgcGCGGCCACTGCCCACTCGTGACACTCCCTTGGCCGCTGCAGGGACAGATCCGTCCTTCTGCCAGATCTGTCCTTGTGCGATCAGCAGCCGGCGGGACGGAGAAGACCCCCGACTAGACGGGGTGCAGGGATACCCCAGAACGTTCCCATTTCCTCGCCCCACGCCGTGTTCGAGGCGgttcctccctctccccatccGCAAACAGTTCGTGTTTATGTTCCTACAAATAATGAGCAAATTCAGAACCCCCAAGAACAAAAGGTCTTTTGTGCGGAGCCCTCGGAGCCTGGAGCGGGCGATAAAAGACGCTCCCCGGCCCCCTGCCCTCGGGAGCCGGACTCTCCCCGCCCCGGCGGTTCGAGGCGTCCCGCGGATGCCGCAGCGGGGGTGACGAGGGGCTCCGGGTGTGTGACGGCACGGCTGCAGAACGGAGAGCGGGCGCTTTGCCGTCGGGGCGCTCCGTGGGCGCGGGGATTCCGCCGTTCAGTCTCGCCGGAGCGGGGACTCAGGGCACGCCGCCCCCAAGAACCGATGGCTGCAGGACACGCGTGGGTCTCTCGCACGAGCGAGGCCGATGCGGGAGACTCCCTAGCGCTCGTGGGTCTGTGCTCCTGGAAAGAACGGTGGCTTCTCTCCGCTGTGGGGACCGCAGAGGGAAAAAGCCCCGAGCTTCGCCCCGGGGCTTGGCACAGCTCCCGGAGGCTCCTGCGGGCGCTCCGCCCTGCTGAACCGGCGTTGCGGGGGGGGCTTCCCGGGGCAGAGGGGCGGCAGTGCCCCCCTGGGGTGGTGGGAACGCCGCCGGTTGCGCAGAGGCCGCGGCCGCCATTTCCAGGAGGACGGTGCCACCTATGGAAAGCACCTGGAATTCACCGGGACGGGGAAGCGCAGCGTTTCCGTGCGGCACCGTCGGGACGAGGCCGGGCTGCTCCCGCCGCTCCCCGGACGGGGCCGTGCAGCATCAGAGGGGCTTGGCCGCTACGGTCCTCAGTACCGACTGCCCCGGGGAGGATGTGCGGCTCGGTCCCGGGGCGGCGGAGAGACCCGGGACGAGCGCCGAGCTGCATCTCATCGGGGCGGTCGTTTCCCTGACTGGCCAAAGCCTCCGTTACCGGGCAATAACGATCGAAGGGGAGGAGAGAAGTTCCTCTGCTCAGGTGCTCGGTAGAGTCCCCGAGCCGGGATCCTCTCGCTCCCTCTGTGGCCGTCCACGCCGAGATCCCTCCGCGGCACCGCCAGCCCTCTTCGGTGCCTTGacaaagggcagcaacagcACCGGTGCCCTCCCAGCCGTCGGCCGGTCCGGAGCCGTGTCCACGGAGGCACGCTGCCTCTTGTCGCCACGTCGCCTCCGGAGCCGCCGGGGAAGCCGTGCCCCGTCACGGATTCGATGTCAAACGCCTCAACACGAAAACTTACACGGGAATTTCTGCGGTCTTGTGGACCGCCGACGTCGCCGCTGTATGGGCACAGCCGAGATCTCCGCTCCTCGGACCGGATATCCCCGCGGTACCCGGCAGCAGCCCCGGCGGCACTGTGGGGTACCGGTGCCGCAGGTCGGAGCCGGTCGCTGTCTCCCCAGTTGTCCCCGAGCCGCGCGGAAACGAAAAGGCATCGTCTGGGGGACGGGCTGAGCCCCCAGTCCCGGACAGGACCGTGAGCCGGCGGTGCCAAGGGGTCCCGGGTGCTCGCCCCCCCCCTCGGCACAGCCCGGTGCCGGTCCGTGGGGCAGTGAAGCGCCGATGCTGCCCCCGGCTCCGTTCAGCTACCCGGGGAGAGAAGAGTTTTCCTGAGCGGCTCGGGAATGGAACCGAACCGGGAGAAACCCGCAGCCGAACCGGACGGTTGGGCCGACCGGGGGGGGTCGGCAGACCGTAGGGGGCTGGCTTCTCCGAGTGAGCAGGGGAGAGTCCACGCAAGCAGGGATCTCGCGTGGAAAGTGGCTCGGGGCGCGCTCTGCCCTGCGCGGCGTTACTCGGGCAGCAGAACGCCTCTCCTGGGACCCCGGGGCCAGCCCGACCCGGGAGTCGGTTCGGGAACGGGCAAGCTTTGGGGTTCTGCCGGGGGCCACTTGCTCTGCCCCCGCTCCCCTCCTCGGTCCACGAGTGGGGGCTGTGCTCGGATCGCCCAGGAGATGGGGACACGCTGGGGCGCGACCGCGGCACAAAGGGGTCTCTGAGGGGCACCGCCATCCTCGGCCAGCCGGGGAACCGCGCCGGgtcaggctgggagctgccgTGGATCCTGTCGTCCTCGACGCGAGTGGCCGTGGGACGGAGCAGGTTGTAAAGCACGGCCACCAGAGCACACGGGAGTCGCGGGGAGCTGCCCCGCTGCGATGTGGGGATCGATGGTGCCTGCGGTTGGGTTGGAGGCAGGTCCCCCGCGCCGCCACCTTCTCCTGGTTCAGCCGCACTCGGACACCCGCGCTCTCGCCGCCACCGCCACGCGCGACCCCGAGAGCGGCTTCACCCCCTCGGTTTCGTTGCAAAACTCGCTGCCGTGGTAGCCCTCGCACAGCGAGAACCGAGGGGGGAGCCGGGCGCTCCGGTCCCCCGCAGCCCCCCGAGCCCCGAAGAGTTCATCGCACGAGTGCGGGCTGGAGGAGCGTAGACCCCGCAGCCGAGAGGATGGGCCGGGGTCAGATGGGCGGAAAAGGGGGTTTGCCGCGGCAGCACACGCTCTCGCCGGTCCGGAGCTGTCCCCTTGTGGGTTCCGAGTTCCGGGATCCCAGAACCGGGCCCCGGACCGGTGTGGGTGACGGGAGGCGCAGGGATGAGCGGCCCCAGCCCGCCGAGAGCCCGTGGGAcgcccaggcagctcctgccgTTGACCCTGGGAGCGTGCAAGGCTGCCCGTGCCCCGGCTCAGCTCGTGCTCCCGGTCCCTTGGTCGTGCGGGCGGGATCCCCGCAGTGCCGCCGGCTCCGGGCGCGGAGGTCTCTGGACACTGCCCGGGTCCGGTCCCGCCCGCCGCTGCCTCGTCCCGCACGGTTGGAGCAGCACTGTCCCACTTTTCCTTCCGGGCCGAGACCCCCACGAGCGGCCGCAGCCCCGGTCCCGGCTCACCCACGCGCGGGGGCTTCGGGCGGCTCCCCCGCGGCGGCGGTCGTTCCGCGCTGCTTTCCCCGCTTCGTTCTCGTTTGCATCTCGCCTTGTCCCTGCCCCCCCCGCACATCAACCAGGGCACAGCTCCGGCCCTGCGCGGGTTCCGCGTGGGTTCCGGCGGGAGGATGAAGCTATTTCTCCGCTGATGCACTggtgggaggcagcaggaacCTCAGCTTTTCCCCTCTGCACCCCCACGCGTGGCGGCGGGGCTCCTCGCAGGCGACGGGGCGAAGGCAGCCGCTCAGTAGGGAGCTACGTGGCCCCTCAGGGCTCCCGTGTGGCGTCGGTACCGGGCGGCACAGCCTCGAAGCCGCGGTTCCAGCGTGCACCGAGGACACCGACAGCCGAGCCGCCGGGGAGACACCTACTTGCTCTGGGCTGCGGCAGCCCCACGGTCACGGGAATGGGCGCCGACAGTGCCCGTCCTGCCCGTGGGGACACGATCCGTTTCCGACCCGCAGCCTCGCACCCGCGCCCGGCCGTGCGCCCGGTGCCGCCAGCTCTGTCCTCTACGAAGCACCTTCCCAGGAACGGGGTCCAGTGAACCGCGTCCACGCCAATTCACGAGTCGCGCCACGAGCAGCCTTAATTAACAACGGTTAATTTGGCATTAACGAAAATGTTCCCAGGACGCAGCTCGCCGGGGGCCGGGAGACCGCGGAGGTTGCACTTGCCCCCCGTCCGGCCGCGCCACGCAGGACTCGCGTGTCGCGACGGCTCCCGTGGCCGCGGGGCTTCAAGCGCGGTGTGGGAGTACACGGGAGCCGCGGAGTGGGAATCCTCCGCCTCCTCCCGGGAGCGCGGTTTCATTTCGGCCGGGGCGGTGGGAGGAGGGATCTGCCCACGGAGAGCCGACACACGAACCCCGCGTCCCGTGCGGAGCCGTGGGGGCCCAGTCATCGGTGCTCCCCGCGGGGTCCCGAAGCCCCACTCGTGTCCGCCGTTGGAGGACCCTGCCCGGCCGGGTGACGCTGAGGAGGGCGGGATCCCCGCGAAACAACGCTCCTCGGCGTGGGAACAACGCCGGTGCCCTCCGGTCCCGACGCCCCCCGGGCGGCTTCCCCAGCCgggggaagggaagggtctCgtagccccagccccaggccgACCCGGCTGGGCTCTCACTCACCGCAGGGCGAGCGTAGCCGGATGCCGGGGCCACTCCAACCGTGGGTTTCCCACGCGTGAATGTGGCGGCCGCCGAGGCTCGCTGCTCATCGGCTTCCAGCTCCTTAGCGGAGGGGAGGCCGAgatggggacaggaggggaagATCCACGAGAGGTTCCGTTTGCTCTCGTCCGTTGGGAACGGGGCCGCAGGACCCCACTCCGGCCCGCACCACACTGCTGCGCATCCCACTCTCGGGGCAGCCCCGAGCGGCGGCGCTGCCCACGGACACGGAAACCGCTTCACTCCGCGGGACCGGGGAGAAGGGCTGCCCGATTCTCCCGGTGGAGGAACCTCCCACGGACGGCGCGGGGGGCGGATCGGGTCCCTGCCCACTTGCGAGGACCGGTGGCGTGGGATCCCCTGCGTCCCGGAGGCTGCACCGGATTCCCGCGATTCGCGCGTGTCTCGTTCTTCCGTGGCCGCCTCGGGGAGAAGGTGATGTCTTCCGACTCCGTGCCGCGGGGCGAGAGGCAGAGCCGGAGTCGGGAGCCGGTGGGGGTACGGCTGGCAGCCTCCCCGGTACCGACTGGCAGCCTCTCAGCGCAGCCACGTTCCTACACCAGTTCGCTGACAGATAATGCGGGAGATGGACCAAATCATGCGTGGGGCCGCCCCGCTGGCCCCGGGTCACCTCTCCTCCCCGCTGGGAACGGAGCCGGGGGCTGCCTGCACAGCGAAACCGGTGGCCGCGGCTGTGCCCCTTTCTGCCGGTCTCCGGGAAGAACTCGCGCTCCCGCAGCAGCGGCGGCGCCGAGCGGAACGCGCGACCGCCTCCGTCCGTGGACGGCACCGCGGGCTCCGCCGCTACCGGGACGGCCGGTTCGTGCGGCATCGCTCCCACCCCTGACACCGCTCCCTTTGTCCGACCACCGGCGGTAGGCGGGCCAGGCCGCGGAACCCCCCATTCGTCACCGTCCGCGTGCCTGGGAACCAGCCGGCCCGTCCCCGTGGCCGCGGAACCCCGTGGCTCCCCATCCCCGCCCCGCGGGTCCCCTTTGTGCTCCGCGCCCCCTCCCGCGCTCCCGGGGCCGTCCCCCCGAGCGGGGCGTGGCCCCGGGGCGAAGGGGGGGCGTGTCTAGGTGGGCGTGTCCCGCGGGCGCGTCCCGAGGCCCCGCCCCGGCCCATCGGGACGCCGCTCACGTCGGTGGGCGGGGCTCGGCGTGGCCAATGCGGCGAGGGCGGAATATTCCACCCGGCTCCGGCGCGGCGcgcgcgggggggggggggggcgcggtGACGTCAGCGGGCGGAGTATTATGGTCTGGGCTGCGCCGGGGCCGCCCCTGCGCTGCGAGCGGCCGCGTAAACATGGAGCTCTCGGCCGTCGGGGAGCGCGTCTTCGCGGCCGAGGCCCTGCTCAAGCGCCGCATCCGTAAAGTAGGTACCCCCACCTCGGCCTCCCCGCCGCGCCCCCGGCCCCCCGCAGCCCGGTCCCGGCCCGCTGGGGGCGGCTCTGCCTCCCCCTGCCGCGGGGCGGGCTCCGCTCCGCCGCTCCCGCCCTCCGCGCCtgtggagggggggggggcggtgTTAAATCCGCGTCTGGTGGGGGGGGATGCGTGCGTTAAATCCGCCTGGTTTTTCATTGTTGCATCCCCCCCGCCCCGCGTTCCGCTCCCCGCTCGGGGCGTTGCGGGGGGACCTTTGTTGCGGGGCGGTTTAGTCGCGGTTTTCGCTCCaagcatatttattttcctcGCTTCCCATCCGCAGGGCCGCATGGAATATCTGGTCAAATGGAAGGGCTGGTCGCAGAAGTAAGTGGCCCGGGGGGCTGCAGCAAGGGCCGGGGGGGGGTGGTGCTGGCTGCACCCCCTGCTCTCCCTTTGTGCCAGAGCGGGAACCTTTATGCccctattttttattttatttatcttgtTGCTTCCTGGCTCCTTACTCTGTTCCCTCTCTCTGTCCCGCCTTCCCCCAGGTACAGCACTTGGGAACCTGAGGAGAACATCCTGGATGCCAGGCTGCTCGCAGCCTTCGAGGAGAGGTACAAGGCCTTTACTAGCTGTAGCAGTTGCGCTTGTAAATGTGTTGCTGTCTTGTAGCTATGCTGAATTGAAGCTTTGGTTCTTTTAACACCTCTAGGGAGCGAGAAATGGAGCTTTACGGGCCCAAAAAGCGAGGCCCCAAGCCCAAAACCTTCCTGCTAAAGGTAAGGAGGCCGGAGCCCACGCGCGAGGGCTGCGTGCCAGAGCAGGGGTCCCTGTCCGGCCCCCTCGGAGGATGCTCCCCTCAAAGGTGGCCTCTTGTAAGTTGTAATTACACAGCCGGATGGGATGGCAGGACAATAAAGTCACCGCGTGATTTATCTTCTTTGCAGGCCCAGGCAAAAGCCAAAGCCAAAACCTATGAATTCCGCAGTGACTCTTCCAGGGGGATCCGGGTGCCGTATCCTGGCAGGTccccccaggagctgggctccACGTCCCGGGCTAGGGAAGGACTGAGAAACATAGCCCTGGCcccccagggcagctccagcagcagcacccccaaGGCAGACGGCATCCGGGACCGGGTGATCCGCGTGGAAGAGAAACCCGGAGAGACCCCCAAAAAGAGAGGCCCAAAGCCCAGGAAGGAGCTTTACAAGGACCTTGTGGAGACTCTGGATGCCTCCAAGAGGAAACTGGGGGACCCGGGGGATAAGGTGGGGGACTACCTGAAGGCCAGGAAGatggaggaggcggcggcgggggcggccaAGTTCGGCTCGGGACACAGCGTGATCCAGCTGGCCCGGCGGCAGGAGCCCGACCTGCCCGGCGCCCTGCCCGGCCCCAACCGCGCCGAGGCGGGGGCCGAGAGCTTCCCCCCGCGCCTGGCCAAGCACCGTGCGGACTTTCTGGACCCCAAGGGGCAGGGGGGGCTGGACCCCGGCGGGCCCAAGCTCCTGCACGGCGCCGTGAGCCCGGGAGCCGTGGGCAGCCTGTACCGCGACGGCGTGGggggcccggcggggcggcCCTCCCTCATCGCCAGGATCCCCGTCTCCAGGATCCTGGGGGACCCCGAGGAGGAGTCCTGGAGCCCCTCTCTCAACAACCTGGAGAAGGTGGTGGTAACTGATGTGACCTCTAACTTTTTGACCGTCACCATCAAGGAGAGCAGCACGGACCAAGGATTCTTTAAGGAGAAGCGATGAGTTTGGTGGAGGTGGTGCTGGGGTTTTCTTCAGTCAGATCCAGACAAAAGCTTGGTAGAGCTTGGTGggcctctctttttttctttttttttttttttttaagctctttttttttttttttaaattttttttctgttgtttttggtCCTGGAGAGAATTTAGAAACTGTCCTAAATTCATTAActcattcttttgttttgttttttttcacgTCTTACATTTCGTTGGAAAGATTATCTCTAGAGTTATATTTTCTATTAGATGTAAATAtgttatttaagaaaaaatgcttatatatatatctatatatatatttcaactCTGAGTTGTTTTATTTAAGTGGAGACAACAGTGACTGCTCAGTTGCTCCTAGAAAGGACAATAAAACTGAGAACTAACGAGTTCACACATCTGCCGCAGGAGCCGGTGTACATAACGGTGTTCATAGCTAAGTatgtgctgggtttttttaactattATTTTTCCTATGATGCTATGGATGGTGGAGGGGGACGTGTTGCTCCCTCGGAGGGCAAAGTGCCCGGATTTCTTGATTGTGATTTAAGGTGTTGCTTGTACAATCAAGTGTGCTGTGTCCAGAACTGTTGCCCTTGACAGTCGACGTGAGCACTTGAATTCACAGTGTTGTTGGGGATGGGGTGTTTCCAGTCTAACAAAAAAAGTCATGTTGCTACAAAGTCGGGGCggggaaaaagcagaaatccaTAAAAAGGCTAAAAGTGTTGGAGTACTAACTTGAATTCCCTTTTCTTGCGGAGGAGAGGAGTTTGTGTGTGTAAGGTTCCTGAGGGGTGATACTGAAATGCACTTTAATAGAGTTGTCGTAGCAGTTGTGGGAGATGGGACTGAGCTGAGTCtatctgttttcattttgtctgGTCGCTTGATTCTGTTCCCCCACccactaaaaacaaaaaaccccaacaaaaccccCCTCTGTTTACATTCCTGAAATGCCAGAGAGGTTGGGGAGGGAGCATCTCACTGCCCATATTTAGTTAGTTTATTCTGCTACAGAAAgtggattattattattatttttattccaaatcACAGTTTACTTCAGACTGTTGGAAGACTCCTGATAAAGTGTTTTGTAATATCCACATCCCTGACAAATCCCAGGGTCACCTTTATGCGTTCAGAGACAATAAATAGTTCCCTTTCCTTGCGCTGGTTAAACAATAGCCAGGAGGTAAAATATCCCCCTGTGGAGAAGCCCGGGTGGGTTTTGTGCTGGGTTTCCCTGTGGGATTCCTCCCCGGGCTGCGATCTGGAGCTGAgcttcctccctgcctggggtAGGGAGGCTCTTGGGGCGAGGTGCAGCAGTTTCCCGGCTGGTTGGGAGGCTGGGGgtgcccctgctctgctgctcccccagcttggagctgccgGGCAGGGGAGGGACCCtgggcctggctgcagcttgcctgagctggagcaggtggCCCCGTCCTCACACCTCGCTCTGGGCATCAGTTGAGTGGGAAGCACAAGCCCGGCAGTGCCTGAGGGCTGGGACTGAGCCAGGGCCCCTCGTCCCTGAGCTCTGGGAGGTTCCTGGCCCAGGGAGGTCGCATGGGCTGAGGGAAGGGGCTGGGCAAGGGGCATCTCTGCTGCAGGGCCCTCTGGCAGCTTCACCTTgccccccttcccttcccttccccatccttcTGCTGGGACCCATGAGGTGCCTGGCAGGATGCTGGATTGTCTGTGCAAAGGGAGCCATCGTGTCTGACAGTTCccagtttgtttttccttttcttcttattttctttttctatttttttaaggcATATTTTGTAAAATTGAGATTTTTAACTTGGTTTGTACGAAGAACTGAGGTGTTGGTCCCAGTGCTGAGACGGAACACGGGTGTTGttggaggatgaggagggggTTGAGCTGtttgtgctcctgctgccaccaaGGCCGGAGGATCCTTCCCTTTGCAAAGACccggagctgctcctgccccgtTGGGGCTTCGCTCCAGCcccgtgtccgtgtgtccgACACATACCTGGAGCAATCCATACCTGTGGGTGTATCCGTGTGTCTGTACATAGCGACGTGTACcctgcgtgtgtgtgtgtgtgcgggCGCGTGCGtgtgaattatttaaatctaAGACTTGTACAAAAGCGATTTGGCTAAATCTCAGTCTCAGAAGTGAAGCTTAACTACGTGTCTTCTGCCAGCCGTGAATGTCCATATGAGACCTGCTTTTTATGTCAGTTTAAATATATACTTTGTAAATAGAAACGTGTCTGACTTCCCTCTGTGGCCCTGGGGTGCCTGGGAGCAGCGTGGGGTGTGCGCTGGGGCCCCGACGGGCTGGGTGACCCCGCCGCCCGTTCGCGGGGCCGGGACCGGAGCCGGGACCCGACGGGGCTGGGGGAAGGCAGAGGCTCCCCGGCCGCAGATGTCGCTGGTCTGGGCTCCCCCCCGGCCCTCCCGTGGTGTCCTGAGAGGCCGCCGAGAACGGCTCCGGTCCGAAGAGCGGCGAGGGGCCGCCGCTCCGGTACCGGGCCGGGTCCGACGGGGCGCGGGTCGGGGCGCTGCCCGTCCGGCCCGGCCTTTGTGCGCGAGCGAGCCCCGGCAGCGCAGGCGGGGCCGGGGGAGGGGGCTCCGTGGGATTTTTAAACCGTGTCCTCATTAACCTCCTTTTTCTGCTCGGGCGGGTGGGGCGCGGACCCCGCGCCGCGGGAGCTGCCAGCGCCGGGAGGAGCGGGAGGAAGGGCGGCACAATGGCGCCTTTCTCCGCCGGCCCGGCGGGGGGACCCGTTCACACGGACCGCGGGGCCccgggggcgggggcggggccgggccgggggcgaTCGGCCCGGGGGGCTCCGCTCCGCCCGACGGCGGCACCGACGGCAGCGCCCGGGGCCGCCTCCCGCGCCCCGCCGCGACCGCGCAGCGCCCTCCGCAGGCCCGTCCCGGTCCCTGTCCTGGCCCCTGTCCTTGTCCCGGTCCCTGTCCCGGCCCCTGTCCTTGTCCCGGTCCCTGTCCTGgcccctgtccttgtccct is part of the Cinclus cinclus chromosome 20, bCinCin1.1, whole genome shotgun sequence genome and harbors:
- the LOC134052019 gene encoding collagen alpha-1(I) chain-like, which gives rise to MPHEPAVPVAAEPAVPSTDGGGRAFRSAPPLLREREFFPETGRKGHSRGHRFRCAGSPRLRSQRGGEVTRGQRGGPTHDLVHLPHYLSANWCRNVAALRGCQSVPGRLPAVPPPAPDSGSASRPAARSRKTSPSPRGGHGRTRHARIAGIRCSLRDAGDPTPPVLASGQGPDPPPAPSVGGSSTGRIGQPFSPVPRSEAVSVSVGSAAARGCPESGMRSSVVRAGELEADEQRASAAATFTRGKPTVGVAPASGYARPAVSESPAGSAWGWGYETLPFPRLGKPPGGRSSNGGHEWGFGTPRGAPMTGPPRLRTGRGVRVSALRGQIPPPTAPAEMKPRSREEAEDSHSAAPVYSHTALEAPRPREPSRHASPAWRGRTGGKCFVEDRAGGTGRTAGRGCEAAGRKRIVSPRAGRALSAPIPVTVGLPQPRASRCLPGGSAVGVLGARWNRGFEAVPPVHQRRNSFILPPEPTRNPRRAGAVPWLMCGGGRDKARCKRERSGESSAERPPPRGSRPKPPRVGEPGPGLRPLVGVSARKEKWDSAAPTVRDEAAAGGTGPGQCPETSAPGAGGTAGIPPARPRDREHELSRGTGSLARSQGQRQELPGRPTGSRRAGAAHPCASRHPHRSGARFWDPGTRNPQGDSSGPARACAAAANPLFRPSDPGPSSRLRGLRSSSPHSCDELFGARGAAGDRSARLPPRFSLCEGYHGSEFCNETEGVKPLSGSRVAVAARARVSECG
- the CBX8 gene encoding chromobox protein homolog 8 isoform X3, which encodes MELSAVGERVFAAEALLKRRIRKGRMEYLVKWKGWSQKYSTWEPEENILDARLLAAFEESFGSFNTSREREMELYGPKKRGPKPKTFLLKAQAKAKAKTYEFRSDSSRGIRVPYPGRSPQELGSTSRAREGLRNIALAPQGSSSSSTPKADGIRDRVIRVEEKPGETPKKRGPKPRKELYKDLVETLDASKRKLGDPGDKVGDYLKARKMEEAAAGAAKFGSGHSVIQLARRQEPDLPGALPGPNRAEAGAESFPPRLAKHRADFLDPKGQGGLDPGGPKLLHGAVSPGAVGSLYRDGVGGPAGRPSLIARIPVSRILGDPEEESWSPSLNNLEKVVVTDVTSNFLTVTIKESSTDQGFFKEKR
- the CBX8 gene encoding chromobox protein homolog 8 isoform X4; translated protein: MELSAVGERVFAAEALLKRRIRKGRMEYLVKWKGWSQKYSTWEPEENILDARLLAAFEEREREMELYGPKKRGPKPKTFLLKAQAKAKAKTYEFRSDSSRGIRVPYPGRSPQELGSTSRAREGLRNIALAPQGSSSSSTPKADGIRDRVIRVEEKPGETPKKRGPKPRKELYKDLVETLDASKRKLGDPGDKVGDYLKARKMEEAAAGAAKFGSGHSVIQLARRQEPDLPGALPGPNRAEAGAESFPPRLAKHRADFLDPKGQGGLDPGGPKLLHGAVSPGAVGSLYRDGVGGPAGRPSLIARIPVSRILGDPEEESWSPSLNNLEKVVVTDVTSNFLTVTIKESSTDQGFFKEKR
- the CBX8 gene encoding chromobox protein homolog 8 isoform X2, with protein sequence MELSAVGERVFAAEALLKRRIRKGRMEYLVKWKGWSQKYSTWEPEENILDARLLAAFEEREREMELYGPKKRGPKPKTFLLKVRRPEPTREGCVPEQGSLSGPLGGCSPQRWPLVSCNYTAGWDGRTIKSPRDLSSLQAQAKAKAKTYEFRSDSSRGIRVPYPGRSPQELGSTSRAREGLRNIALAPQGSSSSSTPKADGIRDRVIRVEEKPGETPKKRGPKPRKELYKDLVETLDASKRKLGDPGDKVGDYLKARKMEEAAAGAAKFGSGHSVIQLARRQEPDLPGALPGPNRAEAGAESFPPRLAKHRADFLDPKGQGGLDPGGPKLLHGAVSPGAVGSLYRDGVGGPAGRPSLIARIPVSRILGDPEEESWSPSLNNLEKVVVTDVTSNFLTVTIKESSTDQGFFKEKR
- the CBX8 gene encoding chromobox protein homolog 8 isoform X1; translated protein: MELSAVGERVFAAEALLKRRIRKGRMEYLVKWKGWSQKYSTWEPEENILDARLLAAFEESFGSFNTSREREMELYGPKKRGPKPKTFLLKVRRPEPTREGCVPEQGSLSGPLGGCSPQRWPLVSCNYTAGWDGRTIKSPRDLSSLQAQAKAKAKTYEFRSDSSRGIRVPYPGRSPQELGSTSRAREGLRNIALAPQGSSSSSTPKADGIRDRVIRVEEKPGETPKKRGPKPRKELYKDLVETLDASKRKLGDPGDKVGDYLKARKMEEAAAGAAKFGSGHSVIQLARRQEPDLPGALPGPNRAEAGAESFPPRLAKHRADFLDPKGQGGLDPGGPKLLHGAVSPGAVGSLYRDGVGGPAGRPSLIARIPVSRILGDPEEESWSPSLNNLEKVVVTDVTSNFLTVTIKESSTDQGFFKEKR